The following coding sequences lie in one Leucobacter allii genomic window:
- a CDS encoding signal peptidase I, which produces MTQPRRTGRAIGNALLNLAALGGVVCIVLVILSVLFHISLIMFKTGSMSPTIPAGSVAIVREIPATEIEVGDVVTVDRAGALPVTHRVTSVSGSGETRIVTMRGDANAAEDPTPYTVSEVRRVLFTVPELARVVVWFSNPWVLGALTIGASILVTWAFWPRGPRGPKDSRGPRGSRPDAGVAAGGARRSADGGGAGADATVSDPRHGGRSAARTLLLALLLGTGAPAVAPAPPAEASPVMREPAAAEEIQVVHGDVLVLTSIGDPAAMARMDPGEPVRWQVGVRAEAPEPGAVVVSLEASGTDRLGLSADVRGCSARWVADACPGIETALAPPGLVDVTGASVPLASIRDTEELWVLVTATATAGAPGSVALTIRAAGAGDDIAVGPGGPIGTIPITGGPDLIPALWLGIGAVAAGLAAAGLARAARALPRGGKAVVP; this is translated from the coding sequence GCCCTGCTCAACCTCGCCGCGCTCGGCGGTGTCGTCTGCATCGTGCTCGTGATCCTCTCCGTCCTCTTCCACATCTCGCTCATCATGTTCAAGACCGGGTCGATGTCCCCCACGATCCCCGCGGGCTCCGTGGCGATCGTCCGCGAGATCCCGGCGACGGAGATCGAAGTGGGCGATGTCGTCACCGTCGACCGCGCCGGTGCGCTGCCGGTCACCCACCGAGTGACCTCCGTCTCCGGCTCGGGGGAGACCCGCATCGTGACGATGCGGGGCGACGCGAACGCGGCCGAGGATCCGACGCCCTACACCGTGTCCGAGGTGCGCCGCGTGCTCTTCACGGTGCCCGAGCTCGCGCGGGTCGTCGTCTGGTTCTCGAATCCCTGGGTGCTCGGCGCGCTCACCATCGGTGCCTCGATCCTCGTGACCTGGGCCTTCTGGCCGCGTGGGCCGCGGGGTCCGAAGGACTCGCGAGGTCCGAGGGGCTCGCGGCCGGATGCGGGCGTCGCGGCCGGCGGTGCGCGCCGCAGCGCCGACGGCGGTGGAGCGGGCGCCGACGCGACGGTGTCCGACCCCCGGCATGGAGGCCGGTCGGCCGCGCGGACGCTGCTCCTGGCGCTGCTGCTGGGGACGGGCGCTCCGGCCGTCGCGCCCGCGCCGCCTGCCGAGGCATCGCCCGTGATGCGGGAGCCGGCCGCGGCGGAGGAGATCCAGGTCGTGCACGGCGATGTGCTCGTGCTGACCTCGATCGGCGACCCCGCCGCGATGGCGAGGATGGACCCCGGTGAGCCCGTGCGCTGGCAGGTCGGGGTGCGTGCCGAGGCGCCCGAGCCCGGAGCGGTCGTTGTGTCCCTCGAGGCGAGCGGAACCGACAGGCTCGGGCTCTCGGCAGACGTCCGCGGGTGCAGCGCGCGCTGGGTCGCCGATGCGTGCCCGGGCATCGAGACCGCGCTCGCTCCCCCCGGCCTCGTCGACGTCACCGGCGCATCGGTGCCGCTCGCGTCGATCCGCGACACCGAGGAGCTCTGGGTCCTCGTCACGGCGACCGCGACCGCGGGAGCGCCCGGCTCCGTCGCGCTCACGATCCGGGCGGCCGGAGCGGGCGACGACATCGCGGTCGGCCCGGGCGGGCCCATCGGCACGATCCCGATCACCGGGGGACCCGATCTCATCCCGGCCCTGTGGCTCGGCATCGGGGCCGTCGCCGCAGGGCTCGCTGCCGCCGGTCTCGCGCGTGCCGCCCGCGCGCTGCCGAGAGGCGGGAAGGCGGTGGTCCCGTGA
- a CDS encoding MurR/RpiR family transcriptional regulator: MTSTISPPLGGTRAMLQSLVPSLVPSERRVAQACIDDPRFVAAASVAELAARAGVSPATVVRACQRMGFGGFQRLRELLIRDQAMPQDGPVPAAFEHPLEGVFSRAIEGIRGALGALDLAAFDAAAGRIRECGRLLVVGNGASLAAAQSVGLHFLTSGKVCESPVDIISQHISAKLLKPGDVCLAVSDSGMNNFTLRSAVLAKEAGAVVVAITSYGKSELAELSDYPLVAGADFHRWNDSTVTGNIVQMLLLSALHAAALGTLPTAIAARAEVYDEVRMMVAQPDRA; this comes from the coding sequence ATGACCTCGACGATCTCCCCGCCGCTCGGCGGCACGCGCGCGATGCTGCAGTCCCTCGTCCCCTCGCTCGTGCCCAGCGAGCGCCGCGTCGCGCAGGCCTGCATCGACGATCCCCGCTTCGTGGCGGCGGCATCCGTCGCCGAGCTCGCGGCCCGCGCGGGCGTCTCGCCCGCGACGGTCGTCCGGGCCTGCCAGCGGATGGGCTTCGGGGGATTCCAGCGCTTGCGCGAACTGCTGATCCGCGACCAGGCGATGCCACAGGACGGCCCCGTCCCCGCCGCATTCGAGCACCCGCTCGAGGGCGTCTTCAGCCGCGCGATCGAGGGGATCCGCGGCGCGCTCGGCGCCCTCGACCTCGCGGCATTCGACGCCGCGGCGGGCCGGATCAGGGAGTGCGGCCGCCTCCTCGTGGTCGGCAACGGCGCCTCGCTCGCCGCCGCGCAGTCCGTCGGGCTGCACTTCCTCACGAGCGGGAAGGTCTGCGAGAGCCCCGTGGACATCATTTCGCAGCACATCTCGGCGAAGCTGCTGAAGCCCGGCGACGTCTGCCTCGCCGTCAGCGACAGCGGCATGAACAACTTCACGCTGCGCTCCGCGGTGCTCGCGAAGGAGGCCGGCGCCGTCGTCGTCGCCATCACGAGCTACGGCAAGTCGGAGCTCGCGGAGCTCTCCGACTACCCCCTCGTCGCGGGCGCGGATTTCCACCGCTGGAACGACAGCACGGTCACGGGCAACATCGTCCAGATGCTCCTGCTCTCCGCGCTGCACGCCGCGGCGCTCGGCACGCTGCCGACCGCCATCGCCGCGCGGGCAGAGGTCTACGACGAGGTGCGCATGATGGTCGCGCAGCCCGACCGCGCCTGA
- the aspS gene encoding aspartate--tRNA(Asn) ligase — MIKDLAARADGPVRVSGWVEKVRDQRYVQFVVLRDESGAVQLVNGGVLREPDPENPRSDILVPRTQTISELTHGTFITVSGELQHNERVKLGGVEIQIDEIEVVTRALPDNPVAEDSGIDVRLDWRFLDLRRPEQHLVFQVQTTFLHALRQVWIDRGFIEIQTPKLMASASESRAELFEVDYFDGTAFLAQSPQFFKQMAQAAGFGGIFEVGPAFRADPSFTSRHATEFTSIDTELSWIDSHLDVMELHEELIVAGVAAVKERHGEEILKHFGVELEVPARPFPRIPLAEAKEIVKAEGYEVPRADADMDPEGERRIAAHVKQKYGSDFVFLTDYDASIRPFYHMRHPENPQLTNSYDLIYNGTEISTGAQREHRIEVLEAQAVEKGMDPAELSFYLDFFRYGVPPHGGFGMGLNRVLMLMLQQSSIREVTYLFRGPNRLLP; from the coding sequence TTGATCAAGGACCTGGCCGCCCGCGCAGACGGCCCCGTACGTGTCTCCGGCTGGGTCGAGAAGGTGCGCGACCAGCGGTACGTGCAGTTCGTCGTGCTGCGCGACGAGTCCGGCGCGGTGCAGCTCGTCAACGGCGGCGTGCTGCGCGAGCCGGATCCCGAGAACCCGCGCTCCGACATCCTCGTGCCGCGCACGCAGACCATCTCGGAGCTCACCCACGGCACCTTCATCACCGTGTCGGGCGAGTTGCAGCACAACGAGCGCGTGAAGCTCGGAGGCGTCGAGATCCAGATCGACGAGATCGAGGTCGTCACCCGCGCCCTGCCCGACAACCCGGTCGCGGAGGACTCGGGCATCGACGTGCGGCTCGACTGGCGCTTCCTCGATCTGCGCCGCCCCGAGCAGCACCTCGTCTTCCAGGTGCAGACGACCTTCCTGCACGCCCTGCGGCAGGTGTGGATCGATCGCGGCTTCATCGAGATCCAGACCCCGAAGCTCATGGCCTCGGCCTCCGAGTCGCGCGCCGAGCTCTTCGAGGTCGACTACTTCGACGGCACGGCGTTCCTCGCGCAGAGCCCGCAGTTCTTCAAGCAGATGGCGCAGGCCGCCGGCTTCGGCGGCATCTTCGAGGTCGGCCCGGCCTTCCGCGCCGACCCGTCCTTCACCTCGCGCCACGCGACCGAGTTCACCTCGATCGATACCGAGCTGAGCTGGATCGACTCGCACCTGGACGTCATGGAGCTGCACGAGGAGCTCATCGTCGCCGGCGTCGCCGCGGTCAAGGAGCGGCACGGCGAGGAGATCCTGAAGCACTTCGGCGTCGAGCTCGAGGTGCCCGCGCGCCCGTTCCCGCGCATCCCCCTCGCCGAGGCGAAGGAGATCGTCAAGGCCGAGGGCTACGAGGTGCCGCGCGCCGACGCCGACATGGACCCCGAGGGCGAGCGCCGCATCGCCGCGCACGTCAAGCAGAAGTACGGCAGCGACTTCGTCTTCCTCACCGACTACGACGCGTCGATCCGCCCGTTCTACCACATGCGCCACCCCGAGAACCCGCAGCTCACCAACAGCTACGACCTCATCTACAACGGCACGGAGATCTCCACGGGCGCGCAGCGCGAGCACCGCATCGAGGTGCTCGAGGCCCAGGCCGTCGAGAAGGGCATGGACCCCGCGGAGCTGTCGTTCTACCTCGACTTCTTCCGCTACGGCGTACCCCCGCACGGCGGCTTCGGCATGGGGCTCAACCGCGTGCTCATGCTCATGCTGCAGCAGTCCTCGATCCGCGAGGTGACCTACCTCTTCCGCGGGCCGAACCGCCTGCTGCCGTAG
- a CDS encoding extracellular solute-binding protein has protein sequence MRMRRLIATAAITAIAGLPLVACTQAATATGSSPEGVVPELADDEQVEIVFESYNLTQAGPWTDTVEQLLAEFEEEHPNITVTAQPPQGGAVDDIVSSVQTQLLAGDPPDVAQLGFGQLDFAVNQLGAKPLNEIVGDEAVEEHFGGEHPYHPKAKVLGDWEGQTVAMPYVFSTPMLFVNRTMLEEAGVPADADLSTWDAVEEAGARVSAMTGKPSVDVACFYPSGEWCLQALILSNGGDVISEDRQTIEYGSDAAVGAVDRFAEMYESGVLRNADAQAHNEGLAKGDVAFLLQSAALQGALIQASDAGGWELDAVGLPAFDGAGESVPVNSGSALYVFSEDPAKQRAAWELISFLTSDRAFELITSQIGYLPLRPALTEEGGVLHDWAASIPMVQPNLDQLDRMEPARSFPGNSYAQITDLYVGAAEESIFYGKPASETMPAAQERAQALVP, from the coding sequence ATGCGCATGCGCCGCCTGATAGCCACCGCCGCGATCACCGCGATCGCCGGCCTGCCCCTGGTCGCCTGCACGCAGGCCGCCACCGCGACCGGCTCCTCCCCCGAGGGGGTCGTGCCGGAGCTCGCGGACGACGAGCAGGTCGAGATCGTCTTCGAGTCCTACAACCTCACCCAGGCCGGCCCCTGGACCGACACCGTCGAGCAGCTGCTCGCCGAGTTCGAGGAGGAGCACCCCAACATCACCGTCACCGCGCAGCCGCCCCAGGGCGGCGCAGTCGACGACATCGTCTCGAGCGTGCAGACCCAGCTGCTCGCGGGCGACCCGCCCGACGTCGCGCAGCTCGGCTTCGGCCAGCTCGACTTCGCGGTGAACCAGCTCGGCGCCAAGCCGCTCAACGAGATCGTCGGCGACGAGGCGGTCGAGGAGCACTTCGGGGGCGAGCACCCCTACCACCCGAAGGCCAAGGTGCTCGGCGACTGGGAGGGGCAGACCGTCGCGATGCCCTACGTCTTCTCCACGCCGATGCTGTTCGTGAACCGCACGATGCTCGAGGAGGCCGGGGTGCCGGCCGACGCCGACCTGTCGACGTGGGACGCGGTCGAGGAGGCCGGGGCCCGGGTCTCGGCGATGACCGGCAAGCCCTCGGTCGACGTCGCCTGCTTCTACCCGAGCGGCGAGTGGTGCCTGCAGGCGCTCATCCTCTCCAACGGCGGAGACGTCATCTCGGAGGATCGGCAGACGATCGAGTACGGCTCGGACGCAGCCGTGGGCGCGGTCGACCGCTTCGCCGAGATGTACGAGTCCGGCGTGCTGCGCAACGCCGACGCCCAGGCGCACAACGAGGGGCTCGCCAAGGGCGACGTCGCCTTCCTGCTCCAGAGCGCGGCGCTGCAGGGCGCGCTGATCCAGGCCTCGGACGCCGGCGGCTGGGAGCTCGACGCGGTCGGCCTGCCCGCCTTCGACGGCGCGGGGGAGTCGGTCCCCGTGAACTCGGGATCGGCGCTCTACGTCTTCAGCGAGGACCCGGCGAAGCAGCGCGCCGCCTGGGAGCTCATCTCCTTCCTCACGAGCGACCGCGCCTTCGAGCTCATCACGAGCCAGATCGGCTACCTCCCGCTGCGACCCGCGCTGACGGAGGAGGGCGGCGTGCTGCACGACTGGGCCGCGTCCATCCCCATGGTGCAGCCGAACCTCGATCAGCTCGACCGGATGGAGCCCGCGCGCTCCTTCCCGGGCAACAGCTACGCGCAGATCACCGACCTCTACGTCGGCGCCGCGGAGGAGTCGATCTTCTACGGCAAGCCGGCCTCCGAGACGATGCCGGCCGCCCAGGAACGGGCCCAGGCGCTCGTGCCCTGA